Proteins found in one Campylobacter suis genomic segment:
- a CDS encoding TolC family protein, which yields MKKVVSASLFAAIGIATMANAEDSIYRIYVGMFGGNRDEAVIERLASTIKAKVGDSAKFDVVDSYITDAQQKVLYVDTKPASRAQADALAAEVKQATGYNDIFVKPKVGTNPVTQTTKVDTPVVAQESMQTPTMEPVAQTAEVQEPAVSGILTIREAAQKVLAENPKIKESEYSYFQVGKDLKIAKNAYYPTLDLQGSVGYERRAQDDGFRQPRRSGDGRISNASLTLVENLYNGGADKNRINSQSARLDSAAYTINQTADRLILQLANAYLELLHTKKIVDIETETVASHERIYNQIKDRAASGFGVASEERQAGSRYTLAQSNLIAAQNNYEDAITTFEKLYGQKVDADSLVMPDFNLPLPNSEMELQDKALMCNPALLVQRANIAMAESVIKEKNAPFLPKLDLEVSGRYDHSTVLYDNYEDKAFDTLLRLRYNLYNKGIDKLDKEKSQLATSQEQQTLDVLTRDLKESLKFTWQNYNLEQKKMAYLNEHVEYAKATLDSYQDEFRIGRRDLINLLDAETEYNTALKEILNTEVAIRYAQYRMLDNMGMLSDSFEPGFGRKYIQGACSIENDLR from the coding sequence ATGAAAAAAGTAGTATCAGCGAGTCTGTTTGCAGCGATAGGTATAGCAACTATGGCTAACGCTGAAGATAGCATATATAGGATATATGTTGGCATGTTTGGTGGAAACAGGGATGAGGCCGTTATAGAAAGACTAGCAAGCACCATTAAGGCAAAGGTTGGCGATAGTGCAAAATTTGATGTTGTCGACAGCTACATAACAGACGCTCAACAAAAGGTACTTTATGTTGATACTAAACCAGCTTCAAGAGCTCAAGCTGATGCTTTGGCTGCAGAAGTTAAACAGGCTACGGGGTATAATGATATTTTTGTAAAACCAAAAGTCGGCACAAATCCAGTCACACAAACTACTAAAGTTGATACTCCAGTAGTAGCACAAGAAAGTATGCAGACCCCAACAATGGAACCAGTTGCACAAACTGCAGAAGTTCAAGAGCCTGCGGTGTCTGGAATTTTAACAATTAGAGAAGCAGCACAAAAAGTTCTAGCTGAAAACCCAAAAATAAAAGAGTCAGAGTATAGTTATTTTCAAGTAGGAAAAGACCTTAAGATAGCAAAGAATGCTTATTACCCGACACTTGATCTTCAGGGGTCAGTTGGCTATGAAAGAAGAGCGCAAGACGATGGTTTTAGACAACCAAGAAGAAGCGGAGACGGTAGAATCTCAAATGCCAGTCTTACTTTGGTTGAAAATTTATATAATGGCGGTGCTGATAAAAACCGTATAAATTCACAAAGTGCGCGCCTTGACTCAGCAGCTTATACTATAAACCAAACTGCTGATAGACTTATATTACAACTTGCAAATGCCTATCTTGAGCTACTTCATACCAAAAAGATAGTAGATATAGAAACTGAGACTGTAGCATCGCATGAGAGAATTTATAATCAAATCAAAGACCGTGCGGCTTCAGGCTTTGGTGTAGCATCAGAAGAGAGACAGGCCGGTTCTCGCTATACACTGGCACAGTCAAATTTGATCGCAGCACAAAATAACTACGAAGATGCGATTACGACTTTTGAAAAGCTCTATGGACAAAAAGTTGATGCAGATTCTCTTGTAATGCCTGATTTTAACCTTCCGTTGCCAAATAGCGAAATGGAACTACAAGATAAGGCTTTAATGTGTAACCCAGCATTGTTAGTGCAAAGAGCAAATATAGCGATGGCTGAATCTGTTATTAAGGAAAAAAATGCCCCATTCTTACCAAAACTTGATCTAGAAGTTTCTGGTAGATATGATCACTCTACGGTTTTATACGATAACTATGAAGATAAGGCATTTGATACACTTTTAAGACTAAGATATAACCTTTATAACAAAGGCATCGATAAGCTAGACAAAGAAAAGAGCCAGCTAGCTACTTCACAAGAGCAACAAACACTTGATGTTTTAACAAGAGACCTTAAAGAGAGCCTTAAATTTACATGGCAAAACTACAACTTAGAGCAAAAGAAAATGGCTTATTTAAATGAGCATGTTGAGTATGCTAAAGCTACGCTTGACTCATATCAAGATGAGTTTAGAATAGGTCGCCGTGACCTTATAAACTTGCTTGATGCTGAGACTGAATACAACACAGCACTAAAAGAAATTCTAAATACTGAAGTAGCTATCCGCTATGCTCAGTATAGAATGCTTGATAATATGGGTATGCTATCTGATAGCTTTGAGCCAGGTTTTGGTAGAAAGTATATTCAGGGTGCGTGCTCTATAGAAAACGACTTAAGATAA
- a CDS encoding transglutaminase-like cysteine peptidase — translation MSAAFLFILALHAQDYIASHILTQLEKSYGDAARRRAVALNSMMNSIANASERDKLTRVNDFFNSFRWADDLSVWGQKDYWATRTEFIGKGAGDCEDYVIAKYFTLKQLGVSTSKMYFTYVKALKYNQAHMVLSYYETSKSIPLVLDNINGNIKPATQRTDLAPVYSFNGDSLFLAKQEGLGQAVPGGNKKNPKWLELVDKMKKEGL, via the coding sequence ATGTCAGCCGCCTTTTTGTTTATATTGGCATTGCATGCGCAAGATTATATTGCGTCGCATATACTAACTCAGCTTGAAAAAAGCTATGGGGATGCCGCTAGAAGAAGAGCTGTGGCATTAAATTCTATGATGAACTCTATCGCAAATGCGAGCGAGAGAGATAAGCTTACTAGGGTTAATGACTTTTTTAACTCGTTTAGATGGGCGGATGATTTGAGTGTTTGGGGTCAAAAAGATTATTGGGCAACTAGGACTGAATTTATCGGTAAAGGCGCTGGCGACTGCGAGGACTATGTTATAGCCAAATACTTTACTCTCAAACAACTTGGAGTATCTACAAGTAAGATGTATTTTACCTATGTAAAGGCGCTAAAATACAATCAAGCTCACATGGTATTATCATACTATGAAACATCAAAATCAATCCCTCTTGTTTTGGACAACATTAACGGAAATATCAAACCAGCAACTCAAAGAACTGACTTAGCGCCAGTTTATAGTTTTAACGGTGATTCGTTGTTTTTGGCAAAACAAGAAGGATTAGGACAGGCTGTTCCAGGTGGAAATAAGAAAAATCCAAAATGGCTAGAGCTGGTTGATAAAATGAAAAAAGAGGGACTATGA
- a CDS encoding LapD/MoxY N-terminal periplasmic domain-containing protein — MTLFKQIIFAIITFSIVVFVSVGFLNFKSLGNYIETQLGTNARHTANSLGLSIKPVIDPNDLSMVEVMVNSMFDSGYYQEISLKDIDGNVLVENKQPLNVYGVPSWFINLVKLDAPVAESEVMAGWSKFGTLYVQSSTGLAYQELYTSLKNIIYTLLTIFGVAFVFTLFGLQALFSPLKSIQKQAEAILDNKFIIQNKLPFTVDLKQMVMAMNTMVGRVKDIFDRESQTLNKYQELLYKDGMTGLFNRRYFQTKISEFLGSEEYSSGSLIVISLKELTALKNTLGFESWRKLCIEISDSINSQTQALKHSTVLARLNDNDFAIIVPNVASFSLEDFAKNSLDDIKEIFAKNTTTESEECLVHTALVDYSSESSLKTLLTTADVTLANARLGENFGYKIYQESKNTMILGREQYKELINKAMNEDRFKFAAQKVTDGDDKFIQHELFLRFVDESGKWQMASYFMPMVNELNISVDLDIYILNRVANMLAKGELPDTPIAINLSKETLLAEPARELKLEQALKQISMHARQKIYVEVPNKDDISSQAIMGLVSKLHKFYFGLGLDHFDFSEKSMAKLQDINPEYIKIQAGNIIDFLSGSEGEHTKKSLEVIAQSKGMKIIAIGVENEEQKQKLLDLGITIMQGIYIDDTKNIG, encoded by the coding sequence ATGACACTTTTTAAACAGATAATTTTTGCTATCATTACTTTTAGTATTGTTGTTTTTGTTTCAGTTGGGTTTTTAAATTTTAAAAGTCTTGGCAATTATATTGAAACACAGCTTGGCACAAATGCTCGCCATACAGCAAATTCACTTGGACTTTCTATTAAGCCAGTAATTGATCCAAACGATCTTTCTATGGTAGAGGTTATGGTAAATTCTATGTTTGATAGTGGTTATTATCAAGAGATTAGCTTAAAAGATATAGACGGAAATGTTTTGGTTGAGAACAAACAGCCGCTAAATGTTTATGGCGTCCCATCTTGGTTTATTAACCTAGTTAAGCTTGACGCGCCTGTGGCAGAATCTGAAGTTATGGCCGGGTGGAGTAAATTTGGAACGCTTTATGTTCAAAGTAGTACAGGTTTAGCATATCAGGAGCTTTATACAAGCTTAAAAAATATCATTTATACATTGCTTACTATATTTGGTGTAGCTTTTGTATTTACACTATTTGGCTTACAGGCACTCTTTTCTCCGCTAAAAAGCATCCAAAAACAAGCCGAAGCGATACTTGATAATAAATTTATTATACAAAACAAACTACCTTTTACTGTTGATCTAAAACAGATGGTTATGGCGATGAATACCATGGTTGGAAGGGTAAAAGATATCTTTGATAGAGAGTCTCAAACACTTAATAAATACCAAGAGCTTCTTTATAAAGATGGTATGACTGGACTATTTAATAGACGATATTTCCAAACAAAGATAAGTGAATTTTTAGGAAGCGAGGAGTATTCTAGTGGCTCTTTGATTGTAATCAGCTTAAAAGAGCTTACGGCGCTTAAAAATACCCTTGGTTTTGAAAGCTGGAGAAAACTCTGTATCGAAATTTCAGACTCTATAAATTCTCAAACTCAAGCACTCAAGCACTCAACCGTTTTAGCAAGGCTAAATGATAATGACTTTGCTATTATCGTTCCCAATGTTGCCTCTTTTAGCTTAGAAGATTTTGCCAAAAATAGCTTAGATGATATAAAAGAGATTTTTGCTAAAAATACTACCACTGAAAGCGAAGAGTGTTTAGTGCACACAGCACTTGTGGATTATAGTAGCGAAAGTAGCTTAAAAACACTTCTTACTACGGCTGATGTTACGCTTGCTAATGCAAGACTTGGTGAAAATTTTGGTTATAAAATTTATCAAGAGAGTAAAAATACAATGATACTTGGTAGGGAGCAGTATAAAGAGCTGATTAACAAAGCTATGAATGAAGATAGGTTTAAATTTGCTGCCCAAAAAGTTACTGATGGAGATGATAAATTTATCCAGCATGAGTTATTCTTGCGTTTTGTTGATGAGAGCGGAAAGTGGCAGATGGCGTCATATTTTATGCCAATGGTAAATGAGCTAAATATCAGTGTAGATCTTGATATTTATATACTTAATCGCGTTGCAAATATGCTTGCAAAAGGCGAGCTTCCAGATACTCCAATAGCTATAAATTTAAGTAAAGAGACGCTTTTGGCTGAGCCTGCCCGTGAGCTTAAGCTAGAGCAAGCACTTAAGCAAATTTCAATGCACGCAAGACAGAAAATTTATGTGGAAGTTCCAAATAAAGATGATATTAGCTCGCAGGCTATCATGGGTCTTGTTAGTAAGTTGCATAAATTTTACTTTGGACTTGGGCTTGATCATTTTGACTTTAGTGAAAAAAGTATGGCAAAGCTACAAGATATTAACCCAGAATATATCAAGATACAAGCTGGAAATATCATTGACTTTTTAAGCGGTAGTGAAGGTGAACATACCAAAAAGTCGCTTGAAGTTATAGCCCAGTCAAAAGGAATGAAGATTATTGCTATCGGAGTTGAAAATGAGGAGCAAAAGCAAAAACTACTTGACCTAGGTATAACAATTATGCAAGGAATTTATATAGATGATACTAAAAATATTGGATAA
- a CDS encoding type I secretion system permease/ATPase — MSTKKQDQLLECLVIFTKLHNNPYSADALTVGLPVKDGEDVELFSLSSSKSLFSRAAARAGFASTLVRKNIEEISPLVLPCILMLRGKRACILQKISSDKKSATVISPEVGSGASVVDVDTLKEEYLGYSYYLKREFVPEDSSSSHLIDTGNEHWFWGTLKRSRKIYADVLLASFIISLFVLASPLFTMNVYDRVVPNNAVETLWVLALGVGMVYLIDLFLKFIRSYFLEVAGKKSDIIMSSLIFERVMDMKFNNRPKSVGSFANNMKEFDTIKNFFSSASLVAIVDLPFAVIFLIVVYFIGSYLVVVPVVIIAIILIYTFSIKDPLQKAIKSTFEASAAKSGILIESLNALETIKTLGASGHVQWNWEEATGEIANRSIKSKMITTSIATITAFLVQLNTIAIIVTGVYMIKETHLTMGALIAVVMLSSRAIAPMGQVAALIANFEQTKAAYESVNKIMNMPVERPEGKKFVRRNSFDGKIEFKNVSFTYPDTTKGSLDRINFVINAGEKVGIIGRNGSGKTTIQKLILGLYAPTEGAVLIDGIDINQIDPADLRRNIGYVPQDILLFKGTVRENIVQKAPYADDMQIIKAAKISGVDEYVNAHPLGFDMPVLERGDGISGGQRQSIALARAFLLDSPIVLLDEPTNSLDNTVENKLKGNLKANLVDKTMLLVTHKTSLLELVDRLIVVDAGKILLDGPRDEVLAKLSGK; from the coding sequence ATGAGTACAAAAAAACAAGATCAACTTTTAGAATGTTTGGTTATCTTTACCAAACTTCATAATAACCCTTATAGTGCAGACGCCCTAACTGTAGGACTTCCAGTAAAAGATGGCGAAGATGTTGAGCTGTTTTCTCTTAGTAGCTCAAAGTCGCTCTTTAGCCGTGCTGCAGCTCGTGCTGGTTTTGCCTCGACCCTTGTTAGAAAAAATATAGAGGAAATTTCGCCACTTGTGTTGCCGTGCATTCTTATGCTTCGTGGTAAGCGTGCGTGCATACTTCAAAAGATAAGCTCTGATAAAAAGAGTGCGACCGTTATATCGCCAGAGGTTGGAAGTGGGGCGAGTGTGGTTGATGTGGATACTTTAAAAGAGGAATATTTAGGGTATTCATACTACTTAAAGCGTGAATTTGTCCCAGAAGACAGTAGCTCATCGCATTTGATTGACACAGGAAATGAGCACTGGTTTTGGGGTACGCTAAAGCGTTCTCGTAAAATTTATGCAGATGTTTTACTTGCTAGCTTTATTATCAGCCTTTTTGTGCTTGCAAGCCCGCTCTTTACAATGAATGTGTATGACCGCGTCGTTCCAAATAATGCTGTTGAGACGCTTTGGGTTTTGGCTCTTGGTGTTGGCATGGTTTATTTAATAGACTTGTTTTTAAAATTTATACGCTCATATTTTCTTGAAGTTGCTGGTAAAAAGAGCGATATTATCATGAGTTCGCTTATATTTGAGCGTGTTATGGATATGAAATTTAACAACAGACCAAAGTCAGTGGGCTCATTTGCTAACAATATGAAAGAGTTTGATACTATCAAAAATTTCTTCTCATCGGCTTCGCTCGTTGCCATTGTCGATCTACCATTTGCAGTTATATTTTTGATAGTTGTATATTTTATTGGAAGCTATCTTGTGGTAGTTCCTGTGGTTATTATAGCGATAATTTTAATTTATACATTTTCTATAAAAGATCCTCTTCAAAAGGCTATCAAAAGTACATTTGAAGCATCTGCGGCAAAGAGTGGAATTTTGATTGAGAGTCTAAATGCTCTTGAGACTATAAAAACTCTTGGCGCCAGCGGACATGTTCAGTGGAACTGGGAGGAAGCTACTGGAGAGATTGCAAACCGGAGTATAAAATCAAAGATGATAACAACATCTATTGCGACCATAACGGCATTTTTGGTTCAGTTAAATACGATAGCTATTATCGTTACTGGTGTGTATATGATAAAAGAGACGCACTTAACTATGGGTGCGCTTATAGCCGTTGTTATGTTAAGCTCTCGTGCGATAGCCCCAATGGGTCAAGTTGCTGCTTTAATTGCAAATTTTGAACAAACAAAAGCAGCATATGAGAGTGTTAATAAGATCATGAATATGCCAGTAGAGCGACCAGAAGGAAAGAAATTTGTCCGTAGAAATTCGTTTGATGGTAAAATAGAATTTAAAAATGTTAGTTTCACATATCCTGATACCACAAAAGGTTCACTCGATAGGATAAATTTTGTGATAAATGCGGGCGAGAAGGTGGGCATTATCGGACGAAATGGTTCGGGAAAAACAACGATACAAAAGCTTATCTTAGGTCTTTATGCCCCAACTGAAGGCGCAGTGTTGATAGATGGCATAGATATTAATCAAATAGACCCAGCCGATCTTAGACGCAATATAGGTTATGTCCCGCAAGATATTTTGCTATTTAAAGGAACTGTTCGCGAAAATATCGTTCAAAAAGCGCCTTATGCTGATGATATGCAAATTATAAAAGCAGCTAAAATAAGTGGTGTTGATGAATATGTAAATGCCCACCCGCTTGGTTTTGATATGCCAGTTTTAGAGCGTGGCGATGGTATTAGTGGCGGACAGCGTCAAAGTATAGCGCTTGCTCGTGCATTTTTGCTTGATAGTCCGATAGTGTTACTTGATGAACCAACAAACTCACTAGATAACACTGTTGAAAATAAGCTAAAAGGAAATTTAAAAGCAAATCTTGTTGATAAAACGATGTTGCTTGTTACACACAAAACATCGCTTCTTGAGCTTGTAGATAGGCTTATCGTCGTTGATGCGGGCAAAATTTTACTTGATGGACCAAGAGATGAAGTCCTGGCAAAACTTAGTGGGAAATAA
- a CDS encoding HlyD family type I secretion periplasmic adaptor subunit, whose amino-acid sequence MQEDKIEKENLQSQNIEETTEVSDDVVQQKEHIDIQTQDAISSETFDSAKSIRESIQKKNYDAYDIRFMSSLSEAVLAKAPSNSRKVLYAVLITVVWLVAWASQAEIDEITRGDGKIIPSGKNQAVQNLEGGIVEQIFVKEGDKVEKDQIILKIDNKNFSSSYGESQIRLDELQAKKLRLEAEATGKEFTYDMLKDLNNTRAISYEIGLYNSNISRLNEQIQVLNEQYRQRQSELNELRNKISQTQTSYGLAVKERDIMEPLFRKGLVSEIEFLQLQRKLSDLKGELDAARLSVPRVESTMKEVENKKSEAKATFESTARKELSEVSAELARINESQINLSDRVERTFVRAPVSGIVSKLIVNTVSGVIKPGENIAEIVPLEDKLVAEIKVKPADVAFLRPNLEAMVKFTAYDFSIYGGLKGKVTQISADTETNEKTGESYYLVRVETEKNYLGTEEKPLHIIVGMIVSADIITGKKTILDYILKPIFKAKNNALTER is encoded by the coding sequence ATGCAAGAAGATAAAATAGAAAAAGAAAATTTACAATCACAAAATATCGAAGAAACTACCGAAGTTTCAGATGATGTAGTCCAGCAAAAAGAGCATATAGATATACAGACGCAAGATGCGATAAGTAGCGAAACTTTTGATAGTGCAAAAAGCATAAGAGAGAGCATACAAAAGAAAAATTACGATGCTTATGATATTAGGTTTATGTCAAGCCTTTCAGAAGCTGTTTTAGCAAAGGCTCCATCAAATTCAAGAAAAGTGCTTTATGCTGTCTTAATAACCGTAGTTTGGCTTGTTGCTTGGGCTTCTCAGGCTGAAATAGACGAGATAACTAGGGGTGATGGTAAGATTATTCCATCGGGTAAAAATCAAGCTGTCCAAAACCTTGAAGGCGGTATAGTTGAGCAAATTTTTGTAAAAGAGGGGGATAAGGTAGAAAAAGATCAGATAATTTTAAAGATCGATAATAAAAATTTCTCAAGTAGCTATGGCGAGTCACAGATTAGGCTTGATGAACTTCAAGCTAAAAAGCTAAGACTAGAGGCTGAGGCAACTGGCAAGGAATTTACCTATGATATGCTAAAAGATTTAAATAACACAAGAGCTATCTCATACGAAATAGGGCTTTACAACTCAAATATATCTCGTTTAAATGAGCAAATTCAGGTCTTAAACGAGCAGTATCGCCAAAGGCAAAGCGAGCTTAATGAGCTTAGAAATAAAATTTCTCAGACTCAAACAAGTTATGGACTTGCTGTAAAAGAGCGCGATATTATGGAGCCATTGTTTAGAAAAGGGCTTGTAAGCGAGATAGAATTTTTACAACTTCAAAGAAAGCTAAGCGACTTAAAAGGCGAGCTTGATGCAGCAAGGCTTTCTGTGCCAAGAGTTGAATCAACGATGAAAGAGGTTGAAAATAAAAAGAGCGAAGCTAAAGCAACATTTGAAAGTACAGCCAGAAAAGAGCTTAGCGAAGTTTCAGCTGAGCTTGCCCGCATAAATGAGTCTCAGATAAATCTAAGTGATAGAGTGGAAAGAACTTTTGTGCGTGCACCAGTAAGTGGCATAGTAAGTAAGCTTATAGTAAATACCGTCTCAGGCGTTATTAAGCCTGGTGAAAATATAGCGGAGATAGTTCCACTAGAAGATAAGCTTGTTGCTGAGATAAAGGTAAAGCCAGCCGATGTTGCGTTTTTAAGACCAAACCTCGAAGCGATGGTAAAATTTACAGCTTATGATTTTAGTATTTATGGCGGACTAAAAGGCAAAGTTACTCAGATAAGTGCTGATACTGAGACAAATGAAAAGACTGGTGAGAGCTACTACTTGGTTCGTGTAGAAACTGAGAAAAATTACCTAGGAACAGAAGAAAAGCCTTTGCATATTATCGTTGGTATGATAGTTAGTGCAGACATTATAACTGGTAAAAAAACGATACTTGATTATATCCTTAAGCCTATATTTAAAGCAAAAAATAATGCTTTAACGGAGAGATAG
- a CDS encoding DUF5416 domain-containing protein — protein sequence MGLCIRYDKNFSDYKITKAGDSGLMFISDDEISDIVDTSVSELYFKDITKKFDDLLVNEQIYDIIIKFGIEIQYAKEIETLKILIQGYDENSDNLVFDTTFLSSPYRYSITDDSIEVSINLGKDSAAHDFLQSLALKCRANEIYKEKKIFVYINGSLVYDKIYTSQDRNTR from the coding sequence GTGGGACTTTGCATAAGGTATGATAAAAATTTTAGTGATTACAAAATCACAAAAGCTGGCGATAGTGGACTTATGTTTATCAGTGATGATGAAATTTCAGATATAGTTGATACAAGCGTTAGCGAGCTTTATTTTAAAGATATAACGAAAAAGTTTGATGATCTTTTGGTAAATGAACAAATTTATGATATAATAATTAAATTTGGTATCGAGATACAATATGCCAAGGAGATTGAAACTTTAAAAATTTTAATACAAGGCTATGATGAAAATAGCGATAATTTAGTATTTGATACTACTTTTTTAAGTAGTCCATATAGATACTCTATTACGGATGATAGCATAGAGGTGAGCATAAATTTGGGCAAGGATAGTGCCGCACATGACTTTTTGCAGAGTTTAGCTTTAAAATGTCGTGCTAACGAAATATACAAAGAGAAGAAAATTTTTGTATATATAAATGGAAGTTTAGTTTATGATAAAATTTACACATCACAAGATAGGAATACAAGATGA
- a CDS encoding response regulator transcription factor has translation MNVVLCTNNNSLKNLWKSYKIKKLSNIVKTEAELLSEIKKNKEIIVGIDIGALADPQKFIKEILATCSGARILILANEPNFAYGKLLLAYGVKGYANSHMQEIHFGDAIKAIADGNVWLYPEFIQQMIGELTTTATTGVKNDILAELTPREKEVAELIYKGHTNQEISDLSGITLRTVKAHAVSIYAKAGVKDRVGLVLAMQQQDA, from the coding sequence ATGAATGTAGTGTTATGTACAAATAATAATTCACTAAAAAACTTATGGAAGAGTTATAAGATAAAAAAGCTATCAAATATCGTAAAAACTGAAGCTGAGCTTTTAAGTGAGATTAAAAAAAATAAAGAGATTATTGTAGGTATCGATATAGGCGCATTAGCTGATCCACAAAAGTTTATAAAAGAAATTTTAGCGACATGCTCTGGGGCTAGGATTTTAATCCTTGCAAATGAGCCAAATTTTGCATATGGAAAACTACTTTTAGCTTATGGAGTAAAAGGATATGCAAACTCTCATATGCAAGAGATACACTTTGGTGATGCCATAAAGGCGATTGCAGATGGAAATGTATGGCTATATCCGGAGTTTATCCAACAAATGATTGGTGAACTTACGACTACCGCTACAACTGGCGTAAAAAATGATATATTAGCAGAGCTAACACCACGAGAAAAAGAGGTTGCCGAACTGATTTATAAAGGACATACAAATCAAGAAATTTCAGATCTTTCAGGCATTACTTTACGCACTGTAAAAGCGCACGCAGTATCTATATACGCAAAAGCTGGTGTGAAAGACAGGGTAGGTCTGGTTCTTGCTATGCAACAACAAGATGCTTAA
- a CDS encoding transglutaminase-like cysteine peptidase gives MLKIILGILLFSHALFAKEYVLSSSTLNACKNDERCKNILKHYENFMNKIKSENFTRKVELVNDYINTMMPRYDDFYNTNIDIWSTRAQFLQTGGGDCEEYAISKKESLKDLGITNDHCLLVVKEKFSGGYHMVLALWENLKKEPLILDNLSFKVLPLSNRYDLEPKYCLKDEKYYKIAKDGKSLEPLNIRIEAYEKLIEKEKRENFWKR, from the coding sequence ATGCTTAAAATTATTTTAGGTATCTTGCTTTTTTCTCATGCTCTTTTTGCTAAAGAGTATGTACTCTCTTCATCAACCCTAAACGCTTGTAAAAATGATGAGCGATGTAAAAATATTTTAAAACACTATGAAAATTTTATGAACAAGATTAAAAGTGAGAATTTTACTCGCAAGGTCGAACTTGTAAATGATTATATTAACACTATGATGCCACGATACGATGATTTTTATAATACCAATATCGATATTTGGAGCACAAGGGCTCAGTTTTTGCAAACTGGCGGAGGAGATTGTGAAGAGTATGCTATAAGCAAAAAAGAGAGCTTAAAAGATCTTGGCATTACAAACGATCACTGCTTGCTTGTAGTAAAAGAGAAATTTTCCGGTGGCTATCATATGGTCTTAGCGCTTTGGGAAAATCTCAAAAAAGAGCCGTTGATATTAGATAATCTTAGTTTTAAAGTTCTGCCACTTTCTAATCGCTATGATCTTGAGCCAAAATACTGTTTAAAAGATGAAAAATACTATAAAATTGCAAAAGATGGCAAAAGTTTAGAGCCACTAAATATTAGGATAGAAGCTTATGAAAAACTAATTGAAAAAGAGAAAAGAGAGAATTTTTGGAAGCGTTAG